The following are encoded together in the Notolabrus celidotus isolate fNotCel1 chromosome 9, fNotCel1.pri, whole genome shotgun sequence genome:
- the LOC117818994 gene encoding submandibular glandular kallikrein-9-like produces the protein MKLCLVFTLVFADAALGAIEKRILGSLPCKTDRQYHVKIKSDQRKTFCGALLLNTHWIITAAHCGGQRLTVTVGVNYDAPFFSNPFTNTDKQTIETKQQFVFKEEDGLPHDILLIKLNKPSDAKFPTVSLPPEECTRPEQSQQVKVGGRGAAETSKDKPPRKLMCAITEMSTCGDNDKPDSKYHSDEATTMCAFKAGVESCYGDAGSAVEYKGLLYGIIVSNPTDKCANPIVMLDICFYRKWIDKIMKENI, from the exons ATGAAGCTCTGCTTGGTCTTCACTTTGGTGTTCGCTG ATGCTGCACTGGGTGCCATCGAGAAGAGGATTCTTGGGAGTCTGCCATGCAAAACGGACAGGCAGTACCATGTTAAGATCAAGTCTGACCAAAGGAAGACTTTCTGCGGGGCTCTCTTGCTCAACACTCACTGGATCATCACTGCTGCTCATTGTGGAGGACA gCGTCTGACGGTGACGGTTGGTGTCAATTATGATGCACCCTTCTTTTCAAATCCTTTTACAAATACAGACAAGCAAACCATCGAAACTAAACAACAGTTTGTTTTCAAAGAAGAGGACGGGCTTCCCCATGACATCCTGCTCATAAAACTGAATAAGCCATCAGATGCTAAATTTCCCACAGTGAGTCTTCCTCCTGAGGAGTGTACCAGACCAGAGCAGAGCCAGCAGGTTAAGGTTGGAGGCAGGGGAGCTGCAGAAACCTCAA AAGACAAACCTCCAAGAAAGCTGATGTGTGCCatcacagaaatgtcaacatgtgGTGACAATGATAAGCCTGACAGCAAATACCACAGTGATGAAGCTACCACCATGTGTGCCTTTAAAGCTGGTGTGGAGTCCTGCTAC GGTGATGCAGGCTCAGCTGTGGAGTATAAAGGCCTTCTGTATGGGATCATTGTCAGCAACCCTACGGACAAGTGTGCAAACCCCATTGTTATGCTGGATATTTGCTTCTACAGGAAGTGGATTGACAAGATCATGAAGGAAAATATTTGA